Genomic window (Roseivirga sp. 4D4):
ATATTCTTCAGCCAAAGTAATGACAAAAAATAGAGGTGATTGGAAGTACGGTAGGATTGAGGTAAGCGCTAAACTCCCTCAGGGCACTGGAACATGGCCGGCCATATGGATGCTTCCCGCAAAGAACGAATATGGTGGATGGCCCAGAAGCGGAGAAATTGACATCATGGAGCATGTTGGCTATAACCAAGGTATGATTTACGGGACAGTGCACACCCAATCATTCAACCATATGAAGGGAACACAAAAAGGAGATTCCACAATGATCTCAGATGCTTCGGAGGTATTTCATGAGTATGCCATTGAGTGGACAGCCGATAAAATTGAATGGTTTATCGATGGAGAACAGTATCATACTTTTGAGAATACAGGGAAGGATGCGGACGATTGGCCATTTGATCATCCCTTTTATGTAATATTGAATTTAGCCGTTGGAGGATCATGGGGTGGTTCTCGGGGAGTTGATGACTCCATATGGCCACAATCCATGGAAGTGGACTACGTCAGGATATATAGCTTTTAACACAACTCAACCTTAACTTAAAAACATGGTAGATTTAATTAGCCTCGATTACGTCATTATAGCTGGCTATTTTTTGGTAGTCTTTGGTATTGCAGCCTGGGCGACAATTAAAGAGAAGGTTAATGCCTCTTCGTCAGATTACTTTTTGGGAGGTAAGAATGTGGGTTGGTTTGTCATTGGAGCCTCATTATTTGCTTCCAATATTGGTTCAGAGCACC
Coding sequences:
- a CDS encoding family 16 glycosylhydrolase, with amino-acid sequence MTFREKLIKPLAFSASAIFLLLFLLSTRSNEPKLVWSDEFDGANLDKDKWFISVGDGCPQLCGFGNNELQYYSDRSENLRIEDGKLVITALHDSIENSAYSSAKVMTKNRGDWKYGRIEVSAKLPQGTGTWPAIWMLPAKNEYGGWPRSGEIDIMEHVGYNQGMIYGTVHTQSFNHMKGTQKGDSTMISDASEVFHEYAIEWTADKIEWFIDGEQYHTFENTGKDADDWPFDHPFYVILNLAVGGSWGGSRGVDDSIWPQSMEVDYVRIYSF